A genomic stretch from Burkholderia pyrrocinia includes:
- a CDS encoding acyl-CoA dehydrogenase, with amino-acid sequence MSLLMSRRDLAFLLYDWLDAESLVALPRYAEHSRETFDAVLDTSERIAADLFAPHAARGDREEPQFDGERVTLIPEVEPAVRAFADAGLIAAGHDEALGGMRLPKLVEAASFLFFQAANIATAAYPFLTVANANLLVAHGSAAQIDAFARPELEGRFLGTMCLSEPQAGSSLSDIATRADFERDSPLGPRYRLTGNKMWISGGEHELAENIVHLVLAKIPDEHGRMQPGTRGISLFIVPKYLSGTDGGAPGERNDVVLAGLNHKMGYRGTTNCLLNFGEGTRYRPLGRAGAIGYLVGKPNHGLAYMFHMMNEARIGVGAGAVALGYTGYLHALDYARNRPQGRPLGPAGKDAAAPQAPIVEHPDVRRMLLAQKVYVEGGLALILYCAKLVDEGRAHEDAAVRANATRLLDILTPIAKSWPSQWCLAANDLAIQVHGGYGYTRDYAVERLYRDNRLNPIHEGTHGIQALDLLGRKVAQDDGALLRALDARIRATVERARALDAGTREQADALAQRWARLCELTQQLGAIGDPQKRLANASVYLEAFGHLVVAWLWLDVTLAAHGHDGDFHDGKRAAARYFFRWELPKVDAQLDLLSSVDTTTLDMHDAWF; translated from the coding sequence ATGAGCCTGTTGATGTCGCGACGCGATCTCGCGTTCCTGTTGTACGACTGGCTCGATGCCGAATCGCTCGTCGCGCTGCCGCGTTATGCGGAGCACAGCCGCGAGACCTTCGATGCGGTGCTCGATACCAGCGAGCGGATCGCCGCGGATCTGTTCGCGCCGCACGCAGCGCGCGGCGACCGCGAGGAGCCGCAGTTCGACGGCGAACGCGTGACGCTGATCCCGGAAGTCGAACCGGCCGTGCGAGCGTTCGCGGACGCCGGGCTGATCGCCGCGGGTCACGATGAAGCGCTCGGCGGCATGCGGTTGCCGAAGCTGGTCGAAGCCGCATCGTTCCTGTTCTTCCAGGCCGCGAACATCGCGACAGCCGCCTATCCGTTCCTGACCGTCGCCAACGCGAATCTGCTCGTCGCGCACGGCAGTGCCGCGCAGATCGACGCGTTCGCGCGCCCGGAACTGGAAGGGCGTTTCCTCGGCACGATGTGCCTGTCCGAACCGCAAGCCGGTTCGTCACTGTCCGACATCGCGACGCGCGCGGATTTCGAACGCGATTCGCCGCTGGGCCCGCGCTACCGGCTGACCGGCAACAAGATGTGGATCTCCGGCGGCGAACACGAGCTGGCGGAGAACATCGTCCACCTCGTGCTCGCGAAGATTCCCGACGAACACGGCCGCATGCAGCCCGGCACGCGCGGCATCTCGCTGTTCATCGTGCCGAAGTATCTGTCGGGAACCGACGGCGGCGCACCGGGCGAACGCAACGACGTCGTGCTCGCCGGCCTGAACCACAAGATGGGCTATCGCGGCACGACCAACTGCCTGCTGAACTTCGGCGAAGGCACGCGCTATCGTCCGCTAGGGCGTGCGGGCGCGATCGGCTATCTGGTCGGCAAGCCGAACCATGGCCTCGCATACATGTTCCACATGATGAACGAGGCGCGCATCGGTGTCGGCGCGGGTGCGGTGGCGCTCGGCTACACGGGTTATCTGCACGCGCTCGACTACGCGCGCAACCGGCCGCAGGGGCGTCCGCTCGGGCCGGCCGGCAAGGATGCGGCCGCGCCGCAGGCGCCGATCGTCGAGCATCCGGACGTGCGGCGCATGCTGCTCGCGCAGAAGGTCTATGTCGAAGGCGGCCTCGCGCTGATCCTTTACTGCGCGAAGCTGGTCGACGAAGGGCGCGCGCATGAAGATGCGGCGGTGCGCGCGAATGCCACGCGCCTGCTCGACATCCTGACGCCGATCGCGAAAAGCTGGCCGTCGCAGTGGTGCCTTGCCGCGAACGATCTCGCGATCCAGGTGCACGGCGGCTACGGCTACACGCGCGACTATGCGGTCGAGCGGCTCTATCGCGACAATCGCCTCAATCCGATTCACGAAGGCACGCACGGGATCCAGGCACTCGACCTGCTGGGCCGCAAGGTCGCGCAGGACGACGGTGCATTGCTGCGCGCGCTCGACGCGCGCATCCGCGCAACCGTCGAACGCGCGCGGGCACTGGATGCCGGCACACGCGAGCAGGCCGATGCGCTGGCGCAGCGCTGGGCGCGGCTGTGCGAGCTCACGCAGCAGTTGGGCGCGATCGGCGATCCGCAGAAGCGGCTCGCGAATGCGAGCGTCTATCTCGAAGCGTTCGGCCATCTCGTCGTCGCATGGCTGTGGCTCGACGTGACGCTCGCCGCGCACGGGCATGACGGCGATTTCCACGACGGCAAGCGTGCGGCGGCCCGTTATTTTTTCCGCTGGGAATTGCCGAAGGTGGATGCGCAGCTCGATCTGCTGTCGAGCGTCGACACGACGACGCTCGACATGCACGACGCGTGGTTCTGA
- a CDS encoding NADPH:quinone oxidoreductase family protein, whose amino-acid sequence MKALLCTAFGPIDRLRIEDVAIPEPAAGQVRIQVKAASLNFPDALIVQGLYQVKPALPFSPGAEFAGVIDAVGEGVTGWRPGDSVVAFTGHGGFAEQCVADVRQIAALPPGMSFEQGAALVLAYGTSLHALQQRARLQQGETLLVLGAAGGVGLAAIEIAKALGARVIAAASSADKLALCRAAGADETIDYSTEDLRRRVDELTGGRGADVVYDPVGGAYSEAALRATAWHGRFLVVGFAAGEIPKIALNLALLKERDILGVFWGDAVRRDPAQHVANMRLLAEWFAAGKVRPAITERVSLAGAADAIARMANRQVKGKVVILPDAGPG is encoded by the coding sequence ATGAAAGCCCTGTTGTGTACCGCATTCGGCCCGATCGACCGCTTGCGCATCGAGGACGTCGCGATTCCCGAACCGGCCGCGGGCCAGGTCCGGATTCAGGTGAAGGCGGCGTCGCTCAATTTCCCCGACGCGCTGATCGTCCAGGGCTTGTATCAGGTGAAGCCGGCGCTGCCGTTCTCGCCGGGCGCCGAGTTCGCCGGCGTGATCGATGCGGTCGGCGAAGGCGTGACCGGGTGGCGGCCCGGCGATTCCGTGGTCGCGTTCACCGGGCACGGCGGGTTCGCGGAACAGTGCGTGGCCGACGTGCGCCAGATCGCCGCGCTGCCGCCGGGCATGTCGTTCGAGCAGGGCGCGGCGCTCGTGCTCGCGTACGGCACGTCGCTGCACGCATTGCAGCAGCGCGCGCGCCTGCAACAGGGCGAGACACTGCTGGTGCTGGGCGCGGCGGGTGGCGTCGGGCTCGCCGCGATCGAGATCGCGAAGGCGCTCGGTGCGCGCGTGATCGCGGCGGCGTCGAGTGCGGACAAGCTGGCGCTGTGCCGCGCAGCGGGCGCCGACGAGACGATCGACTATTCGACCGAAGACCTGCGCCGCCGCGTCGACGAGCTGACCGGCGGGCGCGGCGCCGATGTCGTCTACGATCCGGTGGGCGGCGCATACAGCGAGGCGGCGCTGCGCGCGACCGCGTGGCACGGCCGGTTCCTCGTGGTCGGTTTCGCGGCCGGCGAGATCCCGAAGATCGCACTGAATCTGGCGCTGCTCAAGGAGCGCGACATTCTCGGCGTGTTCTGGGGCGATGCGGTGCGCCGCGACCCGGCGCAGCATGTCGCGAACATGCGCCTGCTTGCCGAATGGTTCGCGGCCGGCAAGGTGCGGCCGGCGATCACCGAGCGTGTGTCGCTGGCCGGCGCGGCCGACGCGATCGCGCGGATGGCGAACCGGCAGGTGAAGGGCAAGGTGGTGATCCTGCCGGACGCAGGCCCAGGCTGA
- a CDS encoding TonB-dependent receptor: MASSGALAAEAAAPVPDDRHALPAISVTARPAPADPLTQPLETGSRLGLASLDTPASVETVTADTIEARGDRTVLDAVTRTAGFASAMAPGNGGTALSVRGFSGQESVMTLLDGVRLMPAAGTITFPFDTWSVERIEVLRGPASVLYGEGAIGGVVNVVPKRPQRTRETTLQVGAGPDGAKRIAFDTTGALGPRLSYRFYASDARATGLAERADTHTTAVGGALKFDVSPQLMLTLDYDYGRQMPATYYGVPAPNGVLDPSLRKLNYNVGDATIAYYDQWTRLSARYRPTAGVTIDNQLYYLTSNRHWRNAESYALDPATGLVTRGDYLDIGHHQRQIGDRLSARFDGTLFGRANRFVIGTEFSQITFDGTNNSPYGGESTVAAHGFDPGVFASPDPTVPQFGTRARQAAVFAENRLDVLPRLAWVSGLRYDHIAFRREQAVTGAGFDKRFANVGWRTGFVFEVAPTLSAYAQYTTGAEGLGSLVTLSASQANYRLATGEQWEAGVKQTLLDGRAYWTFAAYDITKRNLLSTDPVDPALRRQVGRQSSRGIELTGGARLPHGWTIDANVALLRARYDAFNQAAGGTTVSRAGNVPSNVPQQTANLWLGWAFAERWQANAGVRYVGATYGDDANRLQVPSHTVFDASLRWQPTSRTELALYLRNLANRTYAVTTSNGGEQWLLGPSRSAELVATMRF, encoded by the coding sequence ATGGCGTCGTCCGGCGCATTGGCTGCCGAAGCGGCAGCGCCCGTACCTGACGACCGGCACGCGTTGCCGGCGATCAGTGTCACCGCGCGCCCGGCGCCGGCCGACCCGTTGACGCAGCCGCTCGAAACGGGCTCGCGGCTCGGGCTGGCGAGCCTCGATACGCCCGCGAGCGTCGAGACGGTCACGGCCGACACGATCGAAGCGCGCGGCGATCGCACGGTGCTCGATGCGGTCACGCGCACGGCAGGGTTCGCGAGCGCGATGGCGCCCGGCAATGGCGGCACCGCGTTGAGCGTGCGCGGCTTCAGCGGCCAGGAATCGGTGATGACGCTGCTCGACGGCGTGCGGCTGATGCCGGCCGCCGGCACGATCACGTTTCCGTTCGATACGTGGTCGGTCGAGCGCATCGAAGTGTTGCGCGGCCCGGCGTCGGTGCTGTACGGCGAAGGGGCGATCGGCGGCGTCGTGAACGTCGTGCCGAAGCGGCCGCAGCGCACGCGCGAGACGACGCTGCAGGTCGGCGCCGGCCCCGACGGCGCGAAGCGCATCGCGTTCGATACGACGGGCGCGCTCGGCCCGCGGCTGTCGTACCGCTTCTACGCGAGCGATGCACGCGCCACCGGTCTCGCCGAGCGGGCCGATACGCATACGACGGCGGTCGGCGGCGCACTGAAGTTCGACGTGAGTCCGCAACTCATGCTGACGCTCGACTACGACTACGGCCGCCAGATGCCGGCGACGTACTATGGCGTGCCCGCGCCGAACGGCGTGCTCGATCCGTCGCTGCGCAAGCTCAACTACAACGTCGGCGATGCGACGATCGCGTACTACGACCAGTGGACGCGCCTGTCGGCCCGCTACCGGCCCACGGCCGGCGTGACGATCGACAACCAGCTTTACTACCTGACGTCGAACCGCCACTGGCGCAACGCCGAATCGTACGCGCTCGACCCTGCGACCGGGCTCGTGACGCGCGGCGACTATCTCGACATCGGCCACCATCAGCGGCAGATCGGCGACCGGCTGAGCGCGCGTTTCGACGGCACGCTGTTCGGCCGCGCGAACCGCTTCGTCATCGGCACGGAGTTCAGCCAGATCACGTTCGACGGCACCAACAATTCGCCGTACGGCGGCGAATCGACGGTGGCCGCACACGGCTTCGATCCCGGCGTGTTCGCGAGCCCCGACCCGACGGTGCCGCAGTTCGGCACGCGTGCGCGGCAGGCCGCGGTATTCGCCGAGAACCGGCTCGACGTGCTGCCGCGGCTCGCGTGGGTGAGCGGCCTGCGTTACGACCACATCGCGTTCCGCCGCGAGCAGGCGGTGACCGGCGCGGGCTTCGACAAGCGCTTCGCGAACGTCGGCTGGCGCACGGGTTTCGTGTTCGAAGTCGCGCCGACACTCAGCGCGTATGCGCAGTACACGACCGGCGCGGAGGGCCTCGGCTCGCTCGTGACGCTGTCCGCGTCGCAGGCGAACTACCGGCTTGCGACCGGCGAACAGTGGGAAGCCGGCGTCAAGCAGACGCTGCTCGACGGCCGCGCGTACTGGACGTTTGCCGCGTACGACATCACGAAGCGCAACCTGCTCAGCACCGATCCGGTCGATCCCGCGCTGCGCCGGCAGGTCGGCCGGCAATCGTCGCGCGGCATCGAGCTGACGGGCGGCGCGCGGCTGCCGCACGGCTGGACGATCGATGCGAACGTCGCGCTGCTGCGCGCGCGCTACGACGCGTTCAACCAGGCGGCTGGCGGTACCACGGTGTCGCGCGCCGGCAACGTGCCGTCCAATGTGCCGCAGCAGACGGCGAACCTGTGGCTCGGCTGGGCGTTCGCCGAGCGCTGGCAGGCGAATGCGGGCGTGCGCTACGTCGGTGCGACATACGGCGACGATGCGAACCGCCTGCAGGTGCCGTCGCACACGGTGTTCGATGCGTCGCTGCGCTGGCAGCCGACGTCGCGCACCGAGCTGGCGCTGTATCTGCGCAATCTCGCGAACCGCACATACGCGGTGACGACGTCGAACGGCGGCGAGCAATGGCTGCTCGGTCCGTCGCGCTCGGCGGAGCTCGTCGCGACGATGCGCTTCTAG
- a CDS encoding ABC transporter ATP-binding protein, translating into MLEIDRVSWSPGGAIAVLDSVTLSVAAGEFVGLVGPNGSGKTSLLRCVFRYARPDAGAVALDAQDVWRMRPRAVAQRIAVLQQESPDDFGLTVDELVGMGRTPHKRPFDAESADDRRIVESALHDVGLAERRAQRFASLSGGEKQRALLARALAQQPELLLLDEPTNHLDLRHQLELLARVRRLGIATLATIHDLNLAAAYCDRLHVLAHGRIVASGAPDDVLTEALLRDVFGVAALVDRHPVTGRPRITPLHPE; encoded by the coding sequence ATGCTCGAAATCGACCGCGTGAGCTGGTCTCCCGGCGGCGCGATTGCCGTGCTCGATTCGGTGACGCTGAGCGTCGCCGCAGGCGAGTTCGTCGGACTGGTCGGCCCGAACGGCAGCGGCAAGACGAGCCTGCTGCGCTGCGTGTTCCGTTACGCGCGGCCGGATGCGGGCGCTGTCGCACTGGATGCGCAGGACGTGTGGCGCATGCGGCCGCGCGCGGTCGCGCAGCGGATCGCCGTGCTGCAGCAGGAGAGCCCGGACGATTTCGGGCTGACGGTCGACGAACTGGTCGGCATGGGCCGCACGCCGCACAAGCGGCCGTTCGATGCGGAGTCGGCCGACGATCGCCGGATCGTCGAATCCGCGCTGCACGACGTCGGCCTCGCCGAGCGCCGTGCGCAACGCTTCGCGTCTCTATCGGGCGGCGAGAAGCAGCGCGCGCTGCTGGCCCGTGCGCTCGCGCAGCAACCGGAACTGCTGCTGCTCGACGAACCGACCAACCATCTCGACCTGCGTCACCAGCTCGAACTGCTCGCGCGCGTGCGGCGCCTCGGTATCGCGACGCTCGCGACGATTCACGATCTCAATCTCGCGGCCGCGTATTGCGACCGGCTCCATGTGCTCGCACACGGCCGGATCGTCGCGTCCGGCGCGCCGGACGACGTGCTGACCGAAGCGCTGCTGCGCGACGTGTTCGGCGTCGCCGCGCTCGTCGATCGGCATCCCGTCACGGGCCGGCCGCGCATCACGCCGCTTCATCCGGAATGA
- a CDS encoding ABC transporter substrate-binding protein: protein MTVMPLPSLSLVSRRLVAAAVLGAAAVHAGAYPVTVRSCDRDVTFERAPTRAVSNDVNLTEMMLVLGLKDRLVGYTGIGGWKTGTARVRDALRGVPELASQYPSLEVLAAARADFYLAGWNYGMHVGGQVTPATLAPFGIRTYELTESCSHVMKQSAASFDDVFRDLNNLGRIFGVDARAAQVVAAMRARLAAVSRAIGRPAPLRAFVYDSGTDKPMTAGGLAMPTALLAAAGARNVMDDVPRSWTQVNWESVVARDPQVIVIVDYSAVTAAQKQQFLLSQPALARVAAIRERRFVVIPYDAATPGPENVAAVETLARAMYPAAFAGPAR from the coding sequence ATGACCGTCATGCCATTACCTTCGTTATCCCTCGTATCCCGCCGATTGGTCGCCGCTGCCGTGCTCGGCGCCGCTGCCGTTCACGCGGGCGCTTATCCCGTCACCGTGCGCAGCTGCGATCGCGACGTGACGTTCGAGCGCGCGCCGACGCGCGCGGTGAGCAACGACGTGAACCTGACGGAGATGATGCTCGTACTCGGCCTGAAAGACCGACTCGTCGGTTATACGGGCATCGGCGGCTGGAAGACGGGCACCGCGCGCGTGCGCGACGCATTGCGCGGCGTGCCCGAACTGGCGAGCCAGTATCCGTCGCTCGAGGTGCTGGCCGCCGCGCGCGCCGACTTCTATCTCGCGGGCTGGAACTACGGAATGCATGTCGGCGGCCAGGTGACGCCCGCGACGCTCGCACCGTTCGGCATTCGCACGTATGAACTCACCGAATCGTGCTCGCACGTGATGAAGCAATCAGCCGCGTCGTTCGACGACGTGTTCCGCGACCTGAACAATCTCGGCCGGATCTTCGGCGTCGACGCGCGCGCCGCACAGGTCGTCGCCGCGATGCGCGCACGTCTCGCGGCGGTGTCGCGCGCGATCGGGCGCCCGGCGCCGCTGCGCGCGTTCGTCTACGACAGCGGCACCGACAAGCCGATGACGGCGGGCGGACTCGCGATGCCGACCGCGCTGCTGGCGGCGGCCGGCGCGCGCAACGTGATGGACGACGTGCCGCGCAGCTGGACGCAGGTGAACTGGGAGAGCGTGGTCGCGCGCGATCCGCAGGTCATCGTGATCGTCGACTATTCGGCGGTGACGGCCGCGCAGAAGCAGCAGTTCCTGCTGAGCCAGCCGGCGCTCGCGCGCGTGGCCGCGATCCGTGAGCGGCGCTTCGTCGTGATTCCGTACGATGCGGCGACGCCGGGCCCCGAGAACGTCGCGGCCGTCGAGACGCTCGCGCGCGCGATGTATCCGGCCGCGTTCGCCGGCCCGGCACGATGA